The following proteins are encoded in a genomic region of Oryzias latipes chromosome 17, ASM223467v1:
- the dapk3 gene encoding death-associated protein kinase 3 translates to MAGFRQEDVELHYEMGEELGSGQFAIVRKCREKSTGGEYAAKFIKKRRLSSSRRGVSREEIEREVNILREIQHSNIITLHDIFENKTDVILILELVSGGELFDFLAEKESLTEEEATQFLKQILDGVQYLHSKRIAHFDLKPENIMLLDKNVPNPRIKLIDFGIAHQIKAGNEFKNIFGTPEFVAPEIVNYEPLGLEADMWSIGVITYILLSGASPFLGETKQETLTNISAVNYDFDEEYFSNTSELAKDFIRRLLVKDPKKRMTIDDSLEHPWIKVIKRRNVRPEEGDQKTKRRRLKTTRLKEYTIKSHSSMPPNNTYVNFERFSQVLEEIAAAEEGLKELEHNQRSCQEDVAALLSIYEEKEGWYKEENQSISLDLSHIRQDLQRTQAQRKKCQEETRLTTQAASILKRRFGRLENRYEVLAEQVASEVRWVEELVKSFSEEKAALSPVSLA, encoded by the exons ATGGCTGGCTTCAGGCAGGAGGACGTGGAGCTGCATTATGAGATGGGAGAGGAGCTGGGCAG CGGCCAGTTCGCCATCGTCCGTAAGTGCAGGGAGAAGAGCACGGGCGGCGAGTACGCGGCCAAGTTCATCAAGAAGCGGCGTCTGTCCTCCAGCCGGCGGGGGGTGAGCCGCGAGGAGATCGAGCGCGAGGTCAACATCCTGCGGGAGATCCAGCACAGCAACATCATCACCCTGCACGACATCTTCGAGAACAAGACCGACGTGATCCTGATCCTGGAGCTGGTGTCCGGAGGAGAGCTCTTCGACTTCCTCGCAGAGAAGGAGTCTTTGACCGAGGAGGAGGCCACGCAGTTCCTGAAGCAGATCCTGGACGGCGTCCAGTACCTGCACTCCAAACGCATCGCTCACTTCGACCTCAAG CCGGAGAACATCATGCTGCTGGACAAGAACGTTCCCAACCCCAGGATCAAGCTGATCGACTTTGGGATCGCTCACCAGATTAAAGCAGGAAACGAGTTCAAGAACATCTTCGGGACTCCAGAGTTTGTGG CTCCTGAAATCGTCAACTACGAGCCGCTCGGCCTGGAGGCGGACATGTG GAGCATCGGCGTGATCACGTACATCCT GTTGAGCGGAGCGTCTCCGTTTCTGGGCGAGACCAAGCAGGAGACTTTGACCAACATCTCTGCCGTCAACTACGACTTTGACGAGGAGTATTTCAGCAACACCAGCGAGCTCGCCAAGGACTTCATTCGCCGCCTCCTGGTCAAGGATCCAAA GAAGAGGATGACGATTGACGACAGTCTAGAGCATCCCTGGATTAAG GTCATTAAGAGACGAAACGTCCGGCCAGAGGAGGGAGACCAGAAGACCAAGCGCCGGCGCCTGAAGACCACCCGTCTGAAGGAGTACACCatcaagtcccactccagcATGCCCCCCAACAACACCTACGTCAACTTCGAGCGCTTCTCCCAGGTGCTGGAGGAGATCGCGGCTGCAGAGGAGGGCCTGAAGGAGCTGGAGCACAACCAGCGCTCCTGCCAGGAGGACGTGGCGGCGCTGCTGTCCATCTACGAGGAGAAGGAGGGCTGGTAcaaggaggagaaccagagcaTCTCCTTAGACCTGAGCCACATCCGCCAAGACCTGCAGCGCACCCAGGCCCAGCGGAAGAAGTGCCAGGAGGAGACGCGGCTCACCACGCAGGCCGCCAGCATCCTGAAGCGCAGGTTCGGCCGCCTGGAGAACCGGTACGAGGTCCTGGCGGAGCAGGTGGCCTCAGAGGTGCGCTGGGTGGAGGAGCTGGTGAAGTCCTTTTCTGAGGAGAAGGCCGCCCTGAGCCCAGTCAGCTTGGCCTAG
- the sppl2b gene encoding signal peptide peptidase-like 2B isoform X2: MRLPETLIWAAFLVQKAMGEYGMAHFSDTGKSKGKDYCIFFNSQWARLPQDLSKASRLQIHDLTPSVLCSASDIPEGGFPNRIPMVMRGNCTFYEKVRLAQLSGAKGLLIVSKDRLTPPAGNKTQYEEIDIPVALLSYSDMLDISRTFGKGRLVAMYAPNEPVLDYNMVIIFLMAVGTVAVGGYWAGSRDSKKRYMKHKRDDGVEKQDEETVDVTPIMICVFVVMCCNMLVLLYFFYDYLAIWVIGIFCVASSVGLHSCLWPFVRRLPFCKCRVPENNLPYFHKRPQVRMLLLSAFCVAVSVVWMVFRNEDQWAWVLQDALGIAFCLYMLKTVRLPTFKACTLLLTVLFVYDVFFVFITPFFTKSGESIMVEVAAGPSDSATHEKLPMVLKVPRLNSSPLALCDRPFSLLGFGDVLVPGLLVVYCHRFDILTQTSRIYFVTCTVAYGIGLLVTFVALALMQTGQPALLYLVPCTLLTSLTVALWRRELSQFWTGSGFVPPIALAPINCTQTAEPLTDGPPTKAEPQTAESSNQSGDGPERQPQETSLPEPTEDKDK; the protein is encoded by the exons ATGAGGCTCCCCGAAACACTGATTTGGGCCGCTTTCCTCGTCCAGAAG GCGATGGGGGAGTACGGCATGGCCCACTTCAGCGACACGGGCAAGAGCAAAGGGAAGGACTACTGCATATTCTTCAACTCGCAGTGGGCCCGTCTGCCCCAGGACCTCAGCAAAGCA TCCCGCCTCCAGATTCATGACCTGACCCCTTCCGTGCTGTGCTCCGCCTCCGACATCCCGGAGGGGGGCTTCCCTAACCGCATCCCCATGGTGATGAGGGGCAACTGCACTTTCTACGAGAAGGTCCGGCTGGCGCAGCTGAGCGGCGCCAAGGGCCTCCTCATCGTCAGCAAGGACCGACTG ACGCCGCCAGCAGGAAACAAGACCCAGTATGAGGAGATCGACATCCCCGTGGCTCTGCTGAGCTACTCTGACATGCTGGACATAAGCAGG ACGTTCGGTAAAGGGAGGCTGGTGGCCATGTATGCTCCCAACGAGCCGGTGCTGGACTACAACATGGTCATCATCTTCCTGATGGCAGTCGGAACCGTGGCCGTTGGAGGCTACTGGGCCGGCAGCAGAGACAGCAAGAA ACGCTACATGAAGCACAAGCGCGACGACGGCGTGGAGAAGCAGGACGAGGAGACTGTGGACGTCACCCCCATCATGATCTGCGTGTTTGTGGTCATGTGCTGCAACATGCTGGTGCTGCTCTACTTCTTCTACGACTATCTGG CTATCTGGGTGATCGGGATCTTCTGCGTCGCCTCCTCGGTCGGCCTCCACAGCTGCCTGTGGCCCTTCGTGAGGAGACTCCCATTTTGCAAATGCAG GGTCCCGGAAAACAACCTGCCGTACTTCCACAAGAGGCCCCAGGTCCGCATGCTGCTGCTGTCGGCGTTCTGCGTCGCCGTCAGCGTCGTCTGGATGGTGTTTCGCAATGAAGACCA GTGGGCGTGGGTGCTGCAGGACGCCCTGGGCATCGCCTTCTGCCTCTACATGCTGAAAACGGTGCGACTGCCCACATTTAAG GCCTGCACTCTGCTCCTGACGGTTCTGTTCGTCTACGACGTTTTCTTCGTCTTCATCACTCCCTTCTTCACCAAG AGCGGGGAGAGCATCATGGTGGAGGTGGCAGCCGGTCCGTCTGACTCCGCCACACACGAAAAG CTTCCCATGGTGCTCAAGGTGCCGCGGTtaaactcctcccccctggctcTCTGCGACCGCCCCTTCTCCCTCCTGGGCTTCGGCGATGTTCTCGTTCCAG GCCTGCTGGTGGTTTACTGCCACAGATTTGACATCTTGACTCAGACCTCCAGGATCTACTTCGTGACCTGTACAGTCG CCTACGGCATCGGCCTGCTCGTCACCTTCGTGGCTCTGGCGCTCATGCAGACGGGTCAGCCGGCTCtgctctacctggtgccttgcACTCTGCTCACCAGCCTCACGGTGGCGCTGTGGCGCAGAGAGTTGTCCCAGTTCTGGACTGGAAGTGGATTTGTG CCTCCCATTGCGCTCGCCCCCATCAACTGCACACAAACCGCAGAGCCGCTGACAGACGGGCCCCCGACTAAGGCGGAGCCACAGACCGCCGAGTCCTCCAATCAGAGCGGAGACGGGCCTGAGCGGCAGCCTCAGGAGACGTCGCTGCCGGAGCCCACCGAAGACAAGGACAAGTGA
- the sppl2b gene encoding signal peptide peptidase-like 2B isoform X1: protein MRLPETLIWAAFLVQKAMGEYGMAHFSDTGKSKGKDYCIFFNSQWARLPQDLSKASRLQIHDLTPSVLCSASDIPEGGFPNRIPMVMRGNCTFYEKVRLAQLSGAKGLLIVSKDRLTPPAGNKTQYEEIDIPVALLSYSDMLDISRTFGKGRLVAMYAPNEPVLDYNMVIIFLMAVGTVAVGGYWAGSRDSKKRYMKHKRDDGVEKQDEETVDVTPIMICVFVVMCCNMLVLLYFFYDYLAIWVIGIFCVASSVGLHSCLWPFVRRLPFCKCRVPENNLPYFHKRPQVRMLLLSAFCVAVSVVWMVFRNEDQWAWVLQDALGIAFCLYMLKTVRLPTFKACTLLLTVLFVYDVFFVFITPFFTKSGESIMVEVAAGPSDSATHEKVSSGPSPPGRNLPGSPAEVGSVSSQLPMVLKVPRLNSSPLALCDRPFSLLGFGDVLVPGLLVVYCHRFDILTQTSRIYFVTCTVAYGIGLLVTFVALALMQTGQPALLYLVPCTLLTSLTVALWRRELSQFWTGSGFVPPIALAPINCTQTAEPLTDGPPTKAEPQTAESSNQSGDGPERQPQETSLPEPTEDKDK, encoded by the exons ATGAGGCTCCCCGAAACACTGATTTGGGCCGCTTTCCTCGTCCAGAAG GCGATGGGGGAGTACGGCATGGCCCACTTCAGCGACACGGGCAAGAGCAAAGGGAAGGACTACTGCATATTCTTCAACTCGCAGTGGGCCCGTCTGCCCCAGGACCTCAGCAAAGCA TCCCGCCTCCAGATTCATGACCTGACCCCTTCCGTGCTGTGCTCCGCCTCCGACATCCCGGAGGGGGGCTTCCCTAACCGCATCCCCATGGTGATGAGGGGCAACTGCACTTTCTACGAGAAGGTCCGGCTGGCGCAGCTGAGCGGCGCCAAGGGCCTCCTCATCGTCAGCAAGGACCGACTG ACGCCGCCAGCAGGAAACAAGACCCAGTATGAGGAGATCGACATCCCCGTGGCTCTGCTGAGCTACTCTGACATGCTGGACATAAGCAGG ACGTTCGGTAAAGGGAGGCTGGTGGCCATGTATGCTCCCAACGAGCCGGTGCTGGACTACAACATGGTCATCATCTTCCTGATGGCAGTCGGAACCGTGGCCGTTGGAGGCTACTGGGCCGGCAGCAGAGACAGCAAGAA ACGCTACATGAAGCACAAGCGCGACGACGGCGTGGAGAAGCAGGACGAGGAGACTGTGGACGTCACCCCCATCATGATCTGCGTGTTTGTGGTCATGTGCTGCAACATGCTGGTGCTGCTCTACTTCTTCTACGACTATCTGG CTATCTGGGTGATCGGGATCTTCTGCGTCGCCTCCTCGGTCGGCCTCCACAGCTGCCTGTGGCCCTTCGTGAGGAGACTCCCATTTTGCAAATGCAG GGTCCCGGAAAACAACCTGCCGTACTTCCACAAGAGGCCCCAGGTCCGCATGCTGCTGCTGTCGGCGTTCTGCGTCGCCGTCAGCGTCGTCTGGATGGTGTTTCGCAATGAAGACCA GTGGGCGTGGGTGCTGCAGGACGCCCTGGGCATCGCCTTCTGCCTCTACATGCTGAAAACGGTGCGACTGCCCACATTTAAG GCCTGCACTCTGCTCCTGACGGTTCTGTTCGTCTACGACGTTTTCTTCGTCTTCATCACTCCCTTCTTCACCAAG AGCGGGGAGAGCATCATGGTGGAGGTGGCAGCCGGTCCGTCTGACTCCGCCACACACGAAAAGGTGAGTTCAGGGCCCAGTCCTCCCGGTCGGAACCTCCCCGGCAGCCCGGCTGAAGTCGGTTCTGTTTCCTCCCAGCTTCCCATGGTGCTCAAGGTGCCGCGGTtaaactcctcccccctggctcTCTGCGACCGCCCCTTCTCCCTCCTGGGCTTCGGCGATGTTCTCGTTCCAG GCCTGCTGGTGGTTTACTGCCACAGATTTGACATCTTGACTCAGACCTCCAGGATCTACTTCGTGACCTGTACAGTCG CCTACGGCATCGGCCTGCTCGTCACCTTCGTGGCTCTGGCGCTCATGCAGACGGGTCAGCCGGCTCtgctctacctggtgccttgcACTCTGCTCACCAGCCTCACGGTGGCGCTGTGGCGCAGAGAGTTGTCCCAGTTCTGGACTGGAAGTGGATTTGTG CCTCCCATTGCGCTCGCCCCCATCAACTGCACACAAACCGCAGAGCCGCTGACAGACGGGCCCCCGACTAAGGCGGAGCCACAGACCGCCGAGTCCTCCAATCAGAGCGGAGACGGGCCTGAGCGGCAGCCTCAGGAGACGTCGCTGCCGGAGCCCACCGAAGACAAGGACAAGTGA